One Nostoc punctiforme PCC 73102 DNA window includes the following coding sequences:
- a CDS encoding transposase — translation MSPLQVYWCLLEKDGCSNFQEQQKVLRPVIRLLKNYKIVIIGDREFHSIELAEWLHRKNLSFVFRQKKDTTFREKRQKFQP, via the coding sequence ATGTCGCCCCTTCAGGTATATTGGTGCTTGTTAGAAAAAGATGGTTGCAGTAACTTCCAAGAGCAACAAAAAGTTTTACGCCCAGTGATTCGCTTGTTAAAAAATTACAAAATAGTGATTATTGGCGATAGAGAGTTTCATAGTATAGAATTAGCGGAGTGGTTACACAGGAAGAATCTCAGCTTTGTATTCCGTCAAAAAAAGGACACAACCTTCCGAGAGAAAAGACAAAAATTTCAGCCTTGA
- a CDS encoding transposase, producing the protein MTQKRGFGRFNLAVYWKRKYRNKQEPEPWYLLTNLPDLETAAQIYGARFGIEAMFRDCKTGGYNLEGSKANPDRLVRLIFLIALAMTSAWLHGQRTKLQKQESYICRTQEKSRTSKRHSNFWIGLYGQNWIVAWNECQAWVEELVASIRNKQSFYLRGLRAMKLIQKAL; encoded by the coding sequence TTGACTCAAAAACGAGGGTTTGGCAGATTTAATTTAGCAGTATATTGGAAAAGAAAATATCGCAATAAACAGGAACCAGAACCTTGGTATTTATTAACTAATCTGCCTGATTTAGAAACTGCTGCTCAAATCTACGGAGCGCGTTTCGGCATTGAAGCTATGTTCCGTGATTGTAAAACAGGTGGTTATAATCTCGAAGGTTCTAAAGCTAATCCTGATAGACTTGTGCGTTTAATTTTCTTAATTGCTTTAGCCATGACAAGTGCTTGGTTACACGGACAAAGAACTAAATTGCAAAAACAAGAATCTTATATTTGTCGCACTCAAGAAAAAAGTCGAACTTCTAAACGACATAGTAATTTTTGGATAGGTTTATATGGTCAAAATTGGATAGTCGCTTGGAATGAATGTCAAGCATGGGTTGAGGAACTGGTCGCTTCCATTCGCAATAAGCAGAGCTTTTATCTCAGGGGTTTAAGGGCTATGAAGCTTATACAGAAAGCACTTTAG